A single window of Malus sylvestris chromosome 5, drMalSylv7.2, whole genome shotgun sequence DNA harbors:
- the LOC126623161 gene encoding secretory carrier-associated membrane protein 3 isoform X1 — MAGRYDSNPFAEEDEVNPFSQNPGSVAPAKNSRLSPLPPERAGFNYGLGDTVDIPIDGNADLKKRERELQAKEAELRKREEIVKRKEAAAARAGIVLEDKNWPPFFPIIHHDIANEIPIHLQRLQYVAFTTWLGIILCLFWNIIAVTTAWIKGDGVKIWFLAIIYFIAGAPGSYVLWYRPLYRTFRSESALKYGWFFLFYMLHIGFCIFAAVAPPIFFNGKSLTGILAAIDVLSDHALVGIFYFIGFGMFCLEAVLSVWVIQVYFPTQFLCQILTKASTCSLVFLQHISLPFTCAASIHVLPRKR, encoded by the exons ATGGCTGGCCGCTACGACAGTAACCCATTTGCCGAAGAAGACGAAGTCAATCCTTTCTCG CAGAATCCTGGAAGCGTTGCTCCTGCCAAAAACTCAAGACTTTCACCTCTTCCTCCTGAACGTGCTGGTTTCAACTACGGCCTTGGTGACACTGTTGATATACCTATTGACGGAAATGca gatttgaaaaagagggagagggaaCTCCAAGCTAAAGAAGCTGAATTGAGAAAGCGGGAGGAG ATTGTAAAACGGAAAGAAGCTGCCGCCGCGCGTG CTGGAATTGTTCTGGAGGATAAAAATTGGCCACCTTTCTTCCCAATTATCCATCATGATATTGCAAATGAAATACCAATTCATTTACAGAGGCTGCAGTATGTTGCATTCACAACATGGTTAG GAATTATTCTTTGCCTTTTCTGGAATATAATAGCCGTTACTACAGCATGGATTAAGGGGGATG GGGTAAAAATTTGGTTCCTTGCTATTATCTACTTCATAGCAGGGGCTCCTGGATCCTATGTCCTGTGGTACCGTCCACTGTACCGAACTTTCAG GTCTGAGAGTGCTTTGAAGTATGGAtggtttttcttgttttatatg CTCCACATTGGCTTCTGCATCTTTGCTGCGGTGGCTCCTCCGATATTCTTCAATGGGAAATCTCTCAC TGGCATTCTGGCTGCAATTGATGTTTTGAGCGACCATGCTTTGGTTGGG ATCTTTTACTTCATCGGATTTGGAATGTTCTGTCTAGAAGCAGTGCTTAGCGTCTGGGTTATTCAGGTCTACTTCCCAACCCAATTCTTATGCCAAATTCTCACAAAAGCTAGCACTTGTTCTTTGGTCTTCTTACAACACATTTCCCTCCCTTTTACATGTGCAGCAAGTATACATGTACTTCCGAGGAAGCGGTAA
- the LOC126624702 gene encoding PAP-specific phosphatase HAL2-like, giving the protein MAIKISHNLGLEIWNNNNFIRSNKTHLNFSGKLGCCLSKFGKTRSFSVMEDLKSSSLLAPEPVKNYSQELDVAVRAVQLACSLCQRVQNSLISKNGDGVQSKDDNSPVTVADWSVQATVSWILSESFGSSNVSIIAEEDIQNLYKAKAGGVLKEVVKTVNECLAEAPRFGLKSPKMALGTTEVLEAISRCNSLGGPAGRFWTLDPVDGTLGFVRGDQYAIALALIEDGEVVLGVLGCPNYPMRKEWLNYHHRYHRIISKLTPPTSESWDKGCVIYARRGSGEAWMQPLLHVNKNLVWPNSAKPVRVSTIDNPSLATFCEPVEKANSSHSFTAGLAHSVGLRKQPLRVYSMVKYAAIARGDAEIFMKFSRAGYKEKIWDHAAGVVIIQEAGGVVTDAGGRPLDFSKGIYLEGLDRGVVASAGANLHDKIIEAVDASWGSSSL; this is encoded by the exons ATGGCTATAAAAATCTCACACAATTTGGGACTTGAAATATGGAATAACAATAACTTCATACGCAGCAACAAAACGCACCTCAACTTTTCAGGGAAACTTGGCTGCTGCTTGTCCAAGTTCGGGAAAACCCGATCCTTCTCTGTAATGGAGGACCTGAAAAGTTCGAGTCTTTTGGCCCCAGAGCCTGTGAAAAATTACTCCCAGGAATTGGATGTGGCTGTCAGAGCTGTGCAGTTGGCTTGCTCTCTCTGCCAGAGGGTTCAGAACAGTTTGATTTCGAAGAACGGCGATGGGGTCCAATCCAAAGACGACAATTCCCCTGTCACCGTTGCGG ATTGGAGCGTCCAAGCAACTGTGAGCTGGATACTGTCAGAGTCTTTTGGGAGCAGCAACGTGTCCATTATTGCTGAAGAAGATATTCAAAATTTGTACAAAGCAAAGGCAGGTGGAGTACTAAAAGAAGTAGTGAAAACTGTAAACGAATGTCTAGCTGAAGCGCCTCGTTTTGGACTTAAAAGTCCGAAAATGGCCCTTGGGACTACAGAGGTTCTTGAAGCCATCAGTCGGTGCAACTCACTTGGAGGCCCTGCTGGGAGATTTTGGACACTTGACCCCGTTGATGGCACGTTGGGTTTTGTACGCGGGGACCAATATGCAATAGCTCTGGCTTTAATAGAGGATGGAGAAGTTGTGCTTGGGGTTCTTGGCTGTCCTAATTACCCAATGAGAAAGGAATGGCTCAATTATCATCACCGGTATCATAGGATTATATCTAAATTGACACCACCAACGTCAGAATCTTGGGACAAAGGCTGTGTGATTTATGCTAGAAGAGGCAGCGGCGAGGCTTGGATGCAACCGCTACTCCATGTAAACAAGAACTTAGTGTGGCCAAACTCTGCAAAACCTGTCCGAGTGTCCACCATAGATAATCCATCACTGGCAACATTTTGTGAACCTGTTGAGAAGGCAAATTCGAGTCATTCCTTCACAGCAGGGCTAGCTCACAGCGTCGGGCTTAG GAAGCAGCCACTGCGAGTATACAGCATGGTGAAGTATGCAGCCATAGCTCGTGGGGATGCCGAGATTTTTATGAAGTTTTCAAGGGCTGGCTACAAGGAGAAGATTTGGGATCACGCAGCCGGTGTTGTTATCATACAAGAGGCTGGCGGGGTGGTTACAGATGCCGGAGGGCGTCCACTGGACTTTTCAAAGGGCATATACTTGGAAGGTCTTGATCGAGGCGTGGTTGCTAGTGCTGGAGCCAATCTACATGACAAGATCATCGAGGCCGTTGATGCTAGCTGGGGCTCCTCCAGTCTATAA
- the LOC126623161 gene encoding secretory carrier-associated membrane protein 3 isoform X4 has protein sequence MAGRYDSNPFAEEDEVNPFSNPGSVAPAKNSRLSPLPPERAGFNYGLGDTVDIPIDGNADLKKRERELQAKEAELRKREEIVKRKEAAAARAGIVLEDKNWPPFFPIIHHDIANEIPIHLQRLQYVAFTTWLGIILCLFWNIIAVTTAWIKGDGVKIWFLAIIYFIAGAPGSYVLWYRPLYRTFRSESALKYGWFFLFYMLHIGFCIFAAVAPPIFFNGKSLTGILAAIDVLSDHALVGIFYFIGFGMFCLEAVLSVWVIQQVYMYFRGSGKAAEMRREGARGVVRAAL, from the exons ATGGCTGGCCGCTACGACAGTAACCCATTTGCCGAAGAAGACGAAGTCAATCCTTTCTCG AATCCTGGAAGCGTTGCTCCTGCCAAAAACTCAAGACTTTCACCTCTTCCTCCTGAACGTGCTGGTTTCAACTACGGCCTTGGTGACACTGTTGATATACCTATTGACGGAAATGca gatttgaaaaagagggagagggaaCTCCAAGCTAAAGAAGCTGAATTGAGAAAGCGGGAGGAG ATTGTAAAACGGAAAGAAGCTGCCGCCGCGCGTG CTGGAATTGTTCTGGAGGATAAAAATTGGCCACCTTTCTTCCCAATTATCCATCATGATATTGCAAATGAAATACCAATTCATTTACAGAGGCTGCAGTATGTTGCATTCACAACATGGTTAG GAATTATTCTTTGCCTTTTCTGGAATATAATAGCCGTTACTACAGCATGGATTAAGGGGGATG GGGTAAAAATTTGGTTCCTTGCTATTATCTACTTCATAGCAGGGGCTCCTGGATCCTATGTCCTGTGGTACCGTCCACTGTACCGAACTTTCAG GTCTGAGAGTGCTTTGAAGTATGGAtggtttttcttgttttatatg CTCCACATTGGCTTCTGCATCTTTGCTGCGGTGGCTCCTCCGATATTCTTCAATGGGAAATCTCTCAC TGGCATTCTGGCTGCAATTGATGTTTTGAGCGACCATGCTTTGGTTGGG ATCTTTTACTTCATCGGATTTGGAATGTTCTGTCTAGAAGCAGTGCTTAGCGTCTGGGTTATTCAG CAAGTATACATGTACTTCCGAGGAAGCGGTAAAGCTGCTGAAATGAGGCGCGAAGGAGCAAGAGGAGTCGTGAGGGCAGCACTCTGA
- the LOC126623161 gene encoding secretory carrier-associated membrane protein 3 isoform X2 encodes MAGRYDSNPFAEEDEVNPFSNPGSVAPAKNSRLSPLPPERAGFNYGLGDTVDIPIDGNADLKKRERELQAKEAELRKREEIVKRKEAAAARAGIVLEDKNWPPFFPIIHHDIANEIPIHLQRLQYVAFTTWLGIILCLFWNIIAVTTAWIKGDGVKIWFLAIIYFIAGAPGSYVLWYRPLYRTFRSESALKYGWFFLFYMLHIGFCIFAAVAPPIFFNGKSLTGILAAIDVLSDHALVGIFYFIGFGMFCLEAVLSVWVIQVYFPTQFLCQILTKASTCSLVFLQHISLPFTCAASIHVLPRKR; translated from the exons ATGGCTGGCCGCTACGACAGTAACCCATTTGCCGAAGAAGACGAAGTCAATCCTTTCTCG AATCCTGGAAGCGTTGCTCCTGCCAAAAACTCAAGACTTTCACCTCTTCCTCCTGAACGTGCTGGTTTCAACTACGGCCTTGGTGACACTGTTGATATACCTATTGACGGAAATGca gatttgaaaaagagggagagggaaCTCCAAGCTAAAGAAGCTGAATTGAGAAAGCGGGAGGAG ATTGTAAAACGGAAAGAAGCTGCCGCCGCGCGTG CTGGAATTGTTCTGGAGGATAAAAATTGGCCACCTTTCTTCCCAATTATCCATCATGATATTGCAAATGAAATACCAATTCATTTACAGAGGCTGCAGTATGTTGCATTCACAACATGGTTAG GAATTATTCTTTGCCTTTTCTGGAATATAATAGCCGTTACTACAGCATGGATTAAGGGGGATG GGGTAAAAATTTGGTTCCTTGCTATTATCTACTTCATAGCAGGGGCTCCTGGATCCTATGTCCTGTGGTACCGTCCACTGTACCGAACTTTCAG GTCTGAGAGTGCTTTGAAGTATGGAtggtttttcttgttttatatg CTCCACATTGGCTTCTGCATCTTTGCTGCGGTGGCTCCTCCGATATTCTTCAATGGGAAATCTCTCAC TGGCATTCTGGCTGCAATTGATGTTTTGAGCGACCATGCTTTGGTTGGG ATCTTTTACTTCATCGGATTTGGAATGTTCTGTCTAGAAGCAGTGCTTAGCGTCTGGGTTATTCAGGTCTACTTCCCAACCCAATTCTTATGCCAAATTCTCACAAAAGCTAGCACTTGTTCTTTGGTCTTCTTACAACACATTTCCCTCCCTTTTACATGTGCAGCAAGTATACATGTACTTCCGAGGAAGCGGTAA
- the LOC126620868 gene encoding glycine-rich cell wall structural protein 1.0-like gives MIPIASLFLATLLLTASLGISARPGSDGPFSAELKHSKDKGGAGTGGGNGGLGGFFPPGFDIPGFGKGFGNGVGGGYGGGYGGPNGGYSKGGTVRTSLVCKEKGPCYKKKLTCPAKCFTSYSRSGKGYGGGGGGGGCTIDCKKKCTAYC, from the coding sequence atgatcccAATAGCAAGTCTTTTCCTAGCCACTTTGCTCCTCACTGCTTCACTTGGCATCTCAGCCCGACCCGGATCGGATGGACCCTTCTCAGCTGAGCTCAAGCACTCAAAGGACAAAGGTGGTGCTGGTACTGGTGGCGGCAATGGTGGCCTTGGCGGGTTTTTCCCGCCAGGGTTTGACATACCCGGGTTCGGAAAGGGGTTTGGAAACGGCGTAGGTGGCGGGTATGGGGGTGGGTATGGAGGTCCTAATGGAGGGTATTCCAAGGGTGGAACTGTGAGGACTTCTCTTGTGTGTAAGGAAAAGGGTCCGTGCTACAAGAAGAAGCTGACGTGCCCTGCTAAGTGCTTCACTTCCTACAGCCGGTCAGGGAAGGGTTATGGCggcggtggcggcggcggcgggtGCACTATAGATTGCAAGAAGAAGTGTACTGCTTACTGCTAG
- the LOC126623161 gene encoding secretory carrier-associated membrane protein 3 isoform X3, whose product MAGRYDSNPFAEEDEVNPFSQNPGSVAPAKNSRLSPLPPERAGFNYGLGDTVDIPIDGNADLKKRERELQAKEAELRKREEIVKRKEAAAARAGIVLEDKNWPPFFPIIHHDIANEIPIHLQRLQYVAFTTWLGIILCLFWNIIAVTTAWIKGDGVKIWFLAIIYFIAGAPGSYVLWYRPLYRTFRSESALKYGWFFLFYMLHIGFCIFAAVAPPIFFNGKSLTGILAAIDVLSDHALVGIFYFIGFGMFCLEAVLSVWVIQQVYMYFRGSGKAAEMRREGARGVVRAAL is encoded by the exons ATGGCTGGCCGCTACGACAGTAACCCATTTGCCGAAGAAGACGAAGTCAATCCTTTCTCG CAGAATCCTGGAAGCGTTGCTCCTGCCAAAAACTCAAGACTTTCACCTCTTCCTCCTGAACGTGCTGGTTTCAACTACGGCCTTGGTGACACTGTTGATATACCTATTGACGGAAATGca gatttgaaaaagagggagagggaaCTCCAAGCTAAAGAAGCTGAATTGAGAAAGCGGGAGGAG ATTGTAAAACGGAAAGAAGCTGCCGCCGCGCGTG CTGGAATTGTTCTGGAGGATAAAAATTGGCCACCTTTCTTCCCAATTATCCATCATGATATTGCAAATGAAATACCAATTCATTTACAGAGGCTGCAGTATGTTGCATTCACAACATGGTTAG GAATTATTCTTTGCCTTTTCTGGAATATAATAGCCGTTACTACAGCATGGATTAAGGGGGATG GGGTAAAAATTTGGTTCCTTGCTATTATCTACTTCATAGCAGGGGCTCCTGGATCCTATGTCCTGTGGTACCGTCCACTGTACCGAACTTTCAG GTCTGAGAGTGCTTTGAAGTATGGAtggtttttcttgttttatatg CTCCACATTGGCTTCTGCATCTTTGCTGCGGTGGCTCCTCCGATATTCTTCAATGGGAAATCTCTCAC TGGCATTCTGGCTGCAATTGATGTTTTGAGCGACCATGCTTTGGTTGGG ATCTTTTACTTCATCGGATTTGGAATGTTCTGTCTAGAAGCAGTGCTTAGCGTCTGGGTTATTCAG CAAGTATACATGTACTTCCGAGGAAGCGGTAAAGCTGCTGAAATGAGGCGCGAAGGAGCAAGAGGAGTCGTGAGGGCAGCACTCTGA